A portion of the Thermoflexus hugenholtzii JAD2 genome contains these proteins:
- the rplM gene encoding 50S ribosomal protein L13, translating into MKTYVTKPADIRAEWWVVDATGQNLGRLASRIAQILRGKHKPYFDPSQDCGDYVIVINAEKVAVHPRHLDQKIYYRHSGYPGGLKEIPLRRMLQTHPERVIQKAVWGMLPKNRLGRRMLKKLKVYAGPEHPHQAQQPKPLPL; encoded by the coding sequence GTGAAAACCTATGTGACCAAACCCGCGGACATCCGAGCCGAGTGGTGGGTCGTCGACGCCACCGGCCAGAACCTGGGGCGGCTGGCCAGCCGGATCGCTCAGATCCTGCGTGGCAAGCACAAGCCGTATTTCGACCCCTCCCAGGATTGCGGGGATTATGTGATCGTCATCAACGCGGAGAAGGTGGCCGTTCACCCGCGGCACCTCGATCAGAAGATCTACTACCGCCACAGCGGGTATCCCGGCGGCTTGAAGGAGATCCCGCTGCGCCGGATGCTGCAGACGCATCCAGAGCGGGTAATCCAGAAGGCCGTCTGGGGGATGCTGCCCAAGAACCGGCTGGGACGGCGCATGCTCAAGAAGTTAAAGGTTTATGCCGGGCCGGAGCATCCGCACCAGGCCCAGCAGCCCAAGCCGCTTCCGCTGTGA
- a CDS encoding adenylate kinase, which produces MPLDLILMGPPGAGKGTQAKILSQRLGIPHVASGDLFRDHLHRQTPLGQLARQYMDRGELVPDDVTIGMIRERLEQPDCRDGVILDGFPRTPAQAQALDEMLSEMGRSLVAVLYIRVREELLLRRLAGRWTCRTCGAVYHIEFNPPRVPGRCDLDGGTLYQREDDTEEVQRRRIQVYQEQTAPLVSFYRDRGLLVEVDGEQPIPEVTAALLQAIEIRRTAHP; this is translated from the coding sequence ATGCCGCTCGATCTGATCCTGATGGGACCCCCGGGGGCGGGAAAGGGGACGCAGGCCAAGATCCTCAGCCAGCGCCTGGGCATCCCCCATGTGGCCAGCGGGGATCTCTTCCGGGATCACTTGCATCGTCAGACCCCTCTCGGGCAGCTGGCCCGCCAGTATATGGATCGAGGGGAGCTGGTTCCGGATGATGTAACCATCGGCATGATCCGGGAGCGGCTGGAGCAGCCGGACTGCCGGGATGGGGTGATCCTGGACGGGTTCCCCCGCACGCCTGCCCAGGCCCAGGCGCTGGACGAGATGCTCTCCGAGATGGGGCGCTCCCTGGTTGCCGTGCTCTATATCCGGGTGCGAGAGGAACTGCTGCTCCGCCGCTTGGCCGGCCGCTGGACATGCCGGACCTGTGGGGCGGTCTATCACATTGAGTTCAATCCTCCTCGCGTCCCTGGTCGATGCGATCTGGACGGAGGGACCCTTTACCAGCGCGAGGACGATACTGAGGAGGTCCAGCGCCGGCGGATCCAGGTCTATCAGGAGCAGACGGCGCCGCTGGTCTCGTTCTACCGGGACCGGGGGCTCCTGGTGGAGGTCGATGGGGAGCAACCGATCCCGGAGGTAACCGCGGCCCTCCTCCAGGCGATCGAGATCCGGAGGACGGCGCATCCATGA
- the rpsK gene encoding 30S ribosomal protein S11, producing the protein MARGSRSGRKARRNVTRAHVYIHATFNNTIVTVTDPNGDTLTWASGGTIGYKGSKKSTPYAARLAAEQAARKAMDMGVREIDVFINGPGPGREAALRALHAMGLKIRSITDVTPIPHNGCKPPSKRRV; encoded by the coding sequence ATGGCGCGAGGTTCGCGGAGCGGTCGTAAGGCCCGCCGGAACGTGACGCGGGCGCACGTTTACATCCACGCCACGTTCAACAACACCATCGTCACGGTAACGGATCCCAACGGGGATACCTTAACGTGGGCCAGCGGGGGGACCATCGGCTACAAGGGCTCCAAGAAGAGCACCCCCTATGCGGCCCGCCTGGCGGCGGAACAGGCCGCCCGCAAGGCGATGGACATGGGGGTGCGGGAGATCGACGTCTTCATCAACGGGCCGGGCCCCGGGCGGGAGGCGGCGCTGCGGGCCCTGCACGCGATGGGGTTGAAGATCCGTTCCATCACCGACGTCACACCGATCCCCCACAACGGGTGCAAGCCGCCCTCCAAGCGGCGGGTGTGA
- the rpmJ gene encoding 50S ribosomal protein L36, translating to MKVTPSVRRRCPKCKIVRRKGVVRVICENPKHKQRQG from the coding sequence ATGAAGGTCACACCTTCGGTGCGCCGGCGATGCCCGAAGTGCAAGATCGTGCGGCGCAAAGGAGTGGTACGGGTGATCTGCGAAAACCCTAAGCACAAGCAGCGCCAAGGGTGA
- the truA gene encoding tRNA pseudouridine(38-40) synthase TruA produces the protein MRVWAAIAYVGTAYRGFQRLAPSHEPTVQGTLEAALARLTGVPVRVRGAGRTDAGVHALGQVVAFDVTWRHSLVDLQRALNAVLPADIVVWALGEAPPDFHPRREARSRAYRYVIYTGPWRDPFGRYLAWHVPRPLRLEAMQQAAAAWVGRHDFGAFGRPPRGQNTVREVRRAQVEANGNWVFFEIEADAFLYHMVRIMAAVLVAVGRGDRPPEAAWFYLEHPEAYPADAPAPAHGLYFVGARYDRIAIPPAPDFLPHWMEGGRPRSGGHEDPET, from the coding sequence ATGCGGGTCTGGGCGGCCATCGCATACGTCGGCACGGCCTATCGAGGGTTCCAGCGGCTGGCCCCTTCTCATGAGCCGACCGTCCAGGGGACTCTGGAGGCCGCCCTCGCCCGCTTGACCGGAGTCCCGGTCCGGGTGCGGGGGGCAGGCCGCACCGACGCCGGCGTACATGCTCTGGGCCAGGTGGTCGCCTTCGACGTGACCTGGCGCCATTCCCTGGTGGATCTCCAGCGAGCTCTGAACGCCGTCCTGCCGGCGGACATCGTGGTCTGGGCTCTGGGGGAGGCGCCGCCGGACTTCCATCCCCGCCGGGAGGCGCGGTCGCGGGCCTACCGTTATGTGATCTACACCGGGCCCTGGCGGGATCCCTTCGGGCGATACCTGGCGTGGCATGTGCCGCGCCCGCTCCGCCTGGAGGCGATGCAGCAGGCGGCCGCCGCCTGGGTGGGCCGCCACGATTTCGGCGCCTTCGGCCGCCCCCCTCGTGGCCAGAACACGGTGCGGGAGGTCCGCCGAGCGCAGGTGGAGGCCAACGGGAACTGGGTGTTCTTCGAGATCGAGGCAGACGCTTTCCTCTATCATATGGTTCGGATCATGGCTGCTGTGCTGGTGGCGGTGGGGCGAGGCGATCGCCCTCCGGAGGCGGCATGGTTCTACCTGGAGCACCCGGAGGCCTACCCGGCGGACGCCCCCGCCCCTGCCCACGGCTTGTATTTCGTCGGGGCACGCTACGATCGGATCGCTATCCCGCCGGCGCCGGACTTCCTGCCCCACTGGATGGAGGGTGGGAGGCCCCGATCGGGCGGACATGAAGATCCGGAAACCTGA
- the rpsM gene encoding 30S ribosomal protein S13: MARIAGVELPRDKRVEIALTYIFGIGRSLAKRILQQTGVNPDKRVKDLTESEVNILRETIERNYKVEGDLRREIAMNIKRLIDIGCYRGLRHKMNLPVRGQRTRTNARTRKGPRKTVPGRGRKRGAKKK, from the coding sequence ATGGCACGGATCGCAGGCGTGGAGTTGCCCCGGGATAAACGGGTGGAGATCGCCCTCACCTACATTTTCGGGATCGGCCGCTCGCTGGCCAAGCGGATCCTTCAGCAGACCGGGGTGAACCCGGATAAGCGGGTGAAGGATCTGACGGAGAGCGAGGTGAACATCCTTCGCGAGACCATCGAGCGGAACTATAAGGTGGAGGGCGATCTGCGGCGCGAGATCGCCATGAACATCAAGCGCCTGATCGACATCGGGTGCTACCGGGGGCTGCGGCACAAAATGAACCTGCCGGTGCGCGGCCAGCGGACCCGGACGAACGCCCGGACCCGGAAGGGTCCGCGGAAGACGGTGCCCGGCCGCGGTCGCAAGCGCGGCGCCAAGAAGAAGTGA
- the secY gene encoding preprotein translocase subunit SecY produces MLDALRNAWHLPDLRRKILYTLLILAIYRLAAHIPVPGVDRAALQQLLQGTTAAGQLYIILDLLSGGAIANFSIMAMGVYPYVTASIILQLLVPVVPQLERLVKEGGSEGRRKLEQYTYFLTVPLAALYAIGQANLLSAPGRAVLPNFGFAPHQLLPTLTVILTMTAGTMFAIWLGQLITEQGIGNGLSLIIFGGIVARAPYNLAQIWTSNGTLGILVFLALTVITVAAIVFIQEGQRRIPVQYGRRVRGHRIYGGGSTYIPLRVNMAGMIPLILAQSVLAFPAIIAQFFQYSSNAIVASIANTIVSVFSGFSDIYWPMYFITVVAFTYFYTDVMLQQMNLADTLQKQGGFIPGIRPGKATEQYINRISRRITLVGALFLGILAILPWPVRAVLQTNVLLFSSAALLIVVGVVLDTMRQLEAQLVMRHYEGFIR; encoded by the coding sequence ATGCTGGACGCCCTGCGCAACGCCTGGCATCTGCCGGATCTGCGGCGGAAGATCCTCTATACGCTGCTGATCCTGGCCATCTACCGCCTGGCCGCCCACATCCCGGTGCCTGGCGTGGATCGGGCCGCCCTGCAGCAGCTGCTTCAGGGCACCACCGCCGCCGGGCAGCTTTATATCATCCTGGATCTGCTCTCCGGCGGGGCCATCGCGAACTTCTCCATTATGGCCATGGGCGTGTATCCCTACGTCACCGCCTCCATCATCCTGCAGCTGCTGGTGCCCGTCGTGCCCCAGCTGGAGCGGCTGGTGAAAGAGGGCGGATCCGAAGGCCGGCGCAAGCTCGAGCAATACACGTATTTCCTGACCGTCCCCCTGGCCGCTCTCTACGCCATCGGTCAGGCGAACCTGCTCAGCGCCCCCGGACGGGCGGTGCTGCCCAATTTCGGCTTCGCACCCCATCAACTGCTGCCGACCCTGACGGTGATCCTGACGATGACGGCCGGCACCATGTTCGCCATCTGGCTGGGCCAGCTGATCACCGAACAAGGGATCGGCAATGGGCTCTCCCTGATCATTTTCGGAGGGATCGTGGCCCGAGCCCCCTATAACTTGGCCCAGATCTGGACCAGCAACGGCACCCTGGGCATCCTGGTGTTCCTGGCCCTGACCGTGATCACCGTCGCGGCCATCGTCTTCATCCAGGAAGGTCAGCGGCGGATCCCGGTTCAGTATGGACGCCGGGTGCGGGGCCACCGGATCTACGGGGGCGGCAGCACCTACATCCCCCTCCGGGTGAACATGGCGGGGATGATCCCCCTCATCCTCGCTCAGTCCGTCCTGGCTTTCCCAGCCATCATCGCCCAGTTCTTCCAGTATTCCAGCAACGCCATCGTGGCGAGCATCGCCAACACCATCGTGAGCGTCTTCTCCGGATTCAGCGACATCTACTGGCCGATGTATTTCATCACCGTGGTGGCCTTCACCTATTTCTACACGGATGTGATGTTGCAGCAGATGAACCTGGCTGACACCCTTCAGAAGCAGGGCGGATTCATCCCGGGGATCCGGCCGGGGAAGGCCACCGAGCAGTATATCAACCGGATCTCCCGGCGGATCACCCTGGTGGGGGCGCTGTTCCTGGGGATTTTGGCCATCCTGCCCTGGCCGGTGCGGGCCGTGCTCCAGACCAATGTGCTGCTCTTCAGCAGCGCCGCTCTCCTCATCGTGGTGGGCGTGGTCCTGGACACGATGCGCCAGCTGGAGGCGCAACTGGTGATGCGTCATTACGAGGGCTTCATTCGCTGA
- a CDS encoding inositol monophosphatase family protein: MSPSGAHLEVWLLTAIEAALAGGAVLRAHWPMPRQVHEKGFRDWVTAADLAAQEAVVAVIRRHDPAHRVLGEEGTSQEEAREAMAQGIVWVVDPLDGTTNFARRLPYFAVSVGLLVEGEPVVGVIYAPLQDMLFTAARGRGAFLNGRPIRVSETERLEQALIGLDWGHRNETREQVLAWLSSLAVRCQTVRAIGSAAMGMAYVAAGWLDLYFHLALQPWDVAAAAVLVREAGGQMNRPDGSPWTFRDAEAVVSNGRLDRVVWALLGESSGR, translated from the coding sequence ATGAGCCCATCGGGCGCCCATCTGGAGGTCTGGCTGCTGACGGCGATCGAGGCCGCCCTGGCCGGAGGGGCGGTCCTCCGCGCCCACTGGCCGATGCCGCGCCAGGTGCACGAGAAAGGGTTCCGGGATTGGGTGACCGCAGCAGACCTGGCCGCTCAGGAGGCCGTCGTGGCGGTGATCCGGCGCCATGATCCCGCCCATCGTGTGCTGGGGGAAGAGGGCACGTCCCAGGAGGAAGCGCGGGAGGCGATGGCTCAGGGCATCGTCTGGGTGGTGGATCCTCTGGATGGGACAACGAACTTCGCCCGGCGCCTGCCGTATTTCGCCGTCTCCGTCGGCCTGCTGGTGGAAGGGGAGCCGGTGGTCGGGGTGATCTACGCGCCTCTCCAGGATATGTTGTTCACAGCCGCCCGGGGCCGGGGCGCTTTCCTGAACGGCAGGCCCATCCGGGTCAGCGAGACGGAGCGCCTGGAGCAGGCGTTGATCGGGCTGGACTGGGGGCATCGCAACGAGACGCGGGAGCAGGTCCTGGCTTGGCTGAGCTCCCTGGCGGTGCGTTGCCAGACCGTGCGGGCCATCGGATCCGCCGCCATGGGGATGGCCTATGTGGCCGCGGGCTGGCTGGATCTGTATTTCCACTTGGCGCTGCAGCCATGGGACGTGGCCGCCGCCGCCGTGCTGGTCCGCGAGGCGGGAGGACAGATGAATCGCCCGGATGGCTCTCCCTGGACGTTCCGGGATGCGGAGGCGGTGGTGAGCAACGGTCGGCTGGATCGAGTGGTGTGGGCCCTGCTCGGGGAATCCTCCGGCCGCTGA
- a CDS encoding nitrilase-related carbon-nitrogen hydrolase, with translation MSTLKVGLAQIYPRLGDLEANLEKHLEFIEEAAARGADLVVFPELSLTGYVLQDLTYEVAIRPEPDHPILRPLLDASRRVDLVVGFVEIDERGRYYTAGAYLSGGQMVHRHRKVYLPTYGMFDEGRDMAPGDRVRAFRTRFGRFGLLICEDFWHVSPPYLLWLDGAEVLIFTSASPGRGLGIPGKLGSARWVELVSQAYASLFTVFVIHVNRAGFEDGQNFWGGSTIFDPNGDLVVQGPYFDEALILASIDLDQIRRTRIRLPLVRDERPDLVLRELRRILGASAPEARDP, from the coding sequence ATGAGCACCCTGAAGGTGGGACTGGCCCAGATCTATCCTCGCCTGGGGGATCTGGAGGCGAACCTGGAGAAGCATCTGGAGTTCATCGAGGAGGCGGCGGCGCGGGGCGCCGACCTCGTCGTGTTCCCCGAGCTCTCCCTCACGGGCTACGTGCTGCAGGATCTGACCTACGAGGTGGCCATCCGGCCGGAGCCGGATCATCCGATCCTCCGCCCGCTGCTGGACGCCAGCCGGCGGGTGGATCTGGTGGTGGGGTTTGTGGAGATCGACGAACGGGGACGTTATTACACAGCGGGGGCCTATCTCTCCGGGGGGCAGATGGTCCATCGTCATCGCAAGGTGTATCTGCCCACCTACGGGATGTTCGACGAAGGCCGGGACATGGCCCCCGGCGATCGAGTCCGCGCCTTCCGCACCCGGTTCGGCCGCTTCGGCCTGCTGATCTGCGAGGATTTCTGGCATGTCAGCCCTCCCTACCTGCTGTGGCTGGACGGGGCGGAGGTGTTGATCTTCACCTCCGCCAGCCCCGGGCGCGGCCTGGGGATCCCCGGGAAGCTGGGAAGCGCGCGCTGGGTGGAGCTGGTCAGTCAGGCCTACGCCAGCCTCTTCACCGTGTTCGTCATCCATGTCAACCGCGCCGGCTTCGAGGATGGTCAGAACTTCTGGGGCGGGTCGACCATCTTCGACCCCAACGGGGATCTGGTCGTCCAGGGTCCTTATTTCGACGAGGCGCTGATCCTGGCCTCCATCGATCTGGATCAGATCCGGCGGACGCGGATCCGCCTGCCGCTGGTGCGCGACGAACGCCCGGATCTGGTCCTCCGAGAGCTGCGGCGGATCCTTGGAGCGTCCGCCCCGGAGGCGCGGGATCCCTGA
- the map gene encoding type I methionyl aminopeptidase: protein MSPWVVPRTHRPAEGIRLKTWQEIRMMREAGRIVAEVLEAMRTLVQPGVTTAELDRWAEDYIRRRGGIPAFKGYPSMKDEGGPPYPATLCTSVNHVLVHGIPGPYRLREGDIISIDVGVNFRGYFADGAITLPVGEISPEARRLIEVTQAALWAAIAQARAGRRLGDIQWAIQHTVESQGFQVAREFVSHGVGRALHEAPSFVNRGRPGRGLLLRPGMTLAIEPMVIMGDWRTRILEDGWTVVTLDGSLTAHFEHTVAITEGDPIILTALEDDPRLAS, encoded by the coding sequence ATGAGCCCGTGGGTGGTCCCTCGAACGCATCGTCCGGCCGAAGGGATCCGGCTCAAGACGTGGCAGGAAATCCGGATGATGCGGGAGGCCGGCCGCATCGTGGCCGAGGTCCTGGAGGCCATGCGCACCCTGGTCCAGCCCGGCGTGACCACCGCGGAGCTCGATCGGTGGGCGGAGGATTATATCCGCCGGCGGGGCGGGATCCCGGCCTTCAAGGGGTATCCCAGCATGAAGGACGAAGGCGGACCGCCCTATCCGGCCACCCTCTGCACTTCCGTCAACCACGTGCTGGTGCACGGGATCCCCGGGCCCTATCGCCTCCGGGAAGGCGATATCATCAGCATCGATGTGGGGGTGAACTTCCGGGGATACTTCGCCGACGGCGCGATCACCCTCCCCGTCGGGGAGATCTCCCCGGAGGCCCGGCGCCTGATCGAGGTCACCCAGGCGGCCCTGTGGGCGGCCATCGCCCAGGCCCGGGCGGGTCGTCGCCTGGGCGACATCCAGTGGGCCATCCAGCATACCGTGGAATCCCAGGGTTTCCAGGTGGCCCGGGAGTTCGTCAGCCACGGGGTCGGGCGGGCCCTTCACGAGGCCCCCTCTTTCGTAAACCGGGGGCGCCCCGGGCGGGGCCTTCTCCTGCGACCCGGGATGACTCTGGCCATCGAACCGATGGTGATCATGGGGGACTGGCGGACCCGCATCCTGGAGGACGGATGGACTGTGGTCACCCTGGACGGAAGCCTGACGGCTCACTTCGAGCACACGGTGGCGATCACGGAGGGGGATCCCATCATCCTCACCGCACTGGAGGATGACCCCCGGCTCGCCTCCTGA
- the rplQ gene encoding 50S ribosomal protein L17, translated as MRHRVAGKTLSRDKDHREALARNLATQLFLHGAIETTEAKAEFVQAYAEKLITLAKKALEDPSRQVAARRLAAARLYGREVVKKLFDEIAPRYRDRNGGYTRIYKLGFRRGDAAPMARLELVQD; from the coding sequence ATGCGCCATCGAGTTGCCGGGAAGACGTTAAGCCGGGACAAGGATCATCGCGAAGCCTTGGCCCGTAACCTAGCCACGCAGCTCTTCCTGCACGGGGCGATCGAGACCACGGAGGCCAAGGCGGAGTTCGTGCAGGCCTACGCGGAGAAGCTGATCACGCTGGCCAAGAAAGCCCTGGAGGATCCCTCCCGGCAGGTGGCTGCGCGTCGGCTGGCAGCGGCCCGGCTTTACGGCCGGGAAGTGGTGAAGAAGCTCTTCGATGAGATCGCGCCCCGTTACCGGGATCGGAACGGGGGCTACACCCGGATTTACAAACTGGGATTCCGCCGGGGGGACGCCGCGCCGATGGCGCGCCTGGAGCTGGTCCAGGATTAA
- the rpsI gene encoding 30S ribosomal protein S9 yields MAVAMEGITFEAFKGRPYVEGVGRRKRAVARVRLYTGGTGVFIVNNKPVQDYFVRPQDLHHLFEPLRLVGLEGKLDVTVKVEGGGLTGQAGAVRLGLARALLAIDPSLRPLLKQHGMLTRDPREKERKKPGLKRARKAPQSPKR; encoded by the coding sequence ATGGCTGTGGCGATGGAAGGGATCACCTTTGAGGCCTTCAAAGGCCGACCGTATGTCGAAGGCGTGGGCCGGCGCAAGCGGGCCGTGGCCCGAGTCCGGCTGTATACGGGCGGGACCGGCGTCTTCATCGTCAACAACAAGCCGGTCCAGGACTACTTTGTGCGCCCTCAGGATCTCCACCATCTGTTCGAGCCGTTGCGTCTGGTCGGGTTGGAGGGGAAGCTGGACGTGACGGTGAAGGTGGAGGGAGGTGGCCTCACCGGGCAGGCCGGGGCGGTCCGTTTGGGATTGGCCCGCGCGCTGCTCGCCATCGATCCGAGCCTGCGGCCGTTGCTCAAGCAACATGGCATGCTGACCCGCGATCCGCGGGAGAAAGAGCGCAAGAAGCCGGGCCTCAAGCGGGCGCGCAAGGCCCCGCAGTCGCCCAAGCGCTGA
- a CDS encoding extracellular solute-binding protein, translated as MRWTQGVGLLALMAAAACAPLGRPARLLVLWHALDPERGAALARLTEAFMARHPDVAIYIETFPGSSELLRRLHQPSERGPDLVLIPSEAVPALVQAGRLTPLRPWMEDPVRGLSAAERQDLLPPTTAGSLPFLREGLVLYADIDRLLESGLEQPPGDWEAIRQVCLRGALDLNGDGIPDTAGWMAPRAAWTLQGWLAGRSQAEAQALLEAVQGMLRGGCARLADPPQALRAFLEGETVLLFGSSRWLFTLERESEAGHLRFRPALAPLSDPGMRGRPILPGWGWDLAIAATDPGQQAAAWSFIRWTLDPEVQVRWAQEAQALPVRRTAAVRLQQLAGPDSLLGRLMSWVLEGYQEEPADQRPAAPRLEESLRLLESGTAVSILLDRLRSP; from the coding sequence ATGCGCTGGACACAGGGAGTGGGGCTTCTCGCCCTGATGGCCGCGGCGGCCTGCGCCCCGCTGGGGAGGCCGGCCCGTCTGCTCGTCCTCTGGCACGCCCTGGATCCCGAACGGGGGGCTGCTCTGGCTCGGCTGACCGAGGCCTTTATGGCCCGGCATCCGGACGTGGCGATTTACATCGAAACCTTCCCCGGCTCCTCCGAGCTGCTCCGTCGTCTCCATCAGCCCTCGGAGCGCGGGCCTGATCTCGTGCTGATCCCCTCCGAGGCGGTCCCCGCCCTCGTGCAGGCCGGCCGGCTGACCCCCTTGAGGCCCTGGATGGAGGATCCGGTCCGCGGCCTTTCTGCGGCGGAGCGCCAGGATCTGTTGCCCCCCACGACGGCGGGCTCCCTCCCTTTCCTTCGGGAAGGGCTGGTGCTCTACGCGGACATCGATCGCTTGCTGGAGTCCGGCCTGGAGCAACCCCCGGGGGACTGGGAGGCGATCCGCCAGGTCTGCCTGCGGGGCGCGCTGGATCTGAACGGCGATGGGATCCCGGACACCGCAGGCTGGATGGCGCCACGAGCAGCCTGGACGCTTCAGGGGTGGCTGGCCGGGCGCTCCCAGGCCGAGGCCCAGGCGCTGCTGGAGGCGGTGCAGGGGATGCTCCGAGGGGGCTGCGCCCGCCTGGCAGATCCCCCGCAGGCGCTGCGGGCCTTCCTGGAGGGCGAAACGGTCCTCCTCTTCGGCTCCAGCCGCTGGCTCTTCACGCTGGAACGGGAGAGCGAGGCCGGGCACCTGCGCTTCCGCCCGGCCCTCGCCCCGCTGTCGGATCCCGGGATGCGCGGCCGTCCGATCCTGCCGGGATGGGGTTGGGATCTGGCGATCGCCGCGACGGATCCGGGCCAGCAGGCCGCCGCGTGGTCCTTCATCCGCTGGACCCTGGATCCGGAGGTGCAGGTCCGCTGGGCGCAGGAGGCGCAGGCCCTTCCGGTTCGCCGGACGGCAGCCGTTCGCCTCCAGCAGCTCGCCGGCCCGGACAGCCTACTGGGTCGGCTGATGAGCTGGGTGCTGGAAGGTTACCAGGAGGAGCCCGCGGATCAGCGTCCTGCGGCCCCTCGTCTGGAGGAATCGCTCCGCCTTCTCGAGAGCGGGACGGCCGTCTCGATCCTCCTGGATCGATTGCGGAGCCCATAA
- the rpsD gene encoding 30S ribosomal protein S4 encodes MARYIGPVCRLCRREGEKLYLKGERCFTPKCAIERRNYPPGQHGRELQFRRSRPSDYGLQLREKQKLRRIYGVLERQFRRYFEIAQRARGMTGALLLILLERRLDNVVYRLGFASSRAQARQLVRHGHFEVNGRKVDIPSYQVKPGDIIRVRESSREKEYFKALAERLEGHRPPPWLQLNPQDLSGQVLRLPVREEIDTRVQEHLIVEFYSR; translated from the coding sequence ATGGCACGTTACATCGGACCGGTATGCCGATTGTGCCGGCGGGAAGGCGAGAAGCTCTATCTGAAGGGAGAGCGCTGCTTCACGCCCAAGTGCGCCATTGAGCGACGGAACTATCCGCCCGGGCAGCACGGCCGGGAGCTGCAGTTCCGGCGCAGCCGCCCTTCGGATTACGGGCTGCAGCTTCGGGAGAAGCAGAAGCTGCGGCGCATCTATGGGGTGCTGGAGCGGCAGTTCCGGCGATATTTTGAGATCGCCCAGCGGGCCCGGGGGATGACCGGCGCCCTGTTGCTGATCCTGCTGGAGCGCCGACTCGATAACGTGGTCTACCGGCTGGGGTTCGCCAGCTCCCGGGCCCAGGCCCGGCAGCTGGTCCGCCACGGCCACTTCGAGGTCAACGGACGCAAGGTGGACATCCCTTCCTACCAGGTCAAACCCGGCGATATCATCCGGGTCCGGGAGAGCAGCCGAGAGAAAGAGTATTTCAAGGCCCTCGCGGAACGGCTGGAAGGCCATCGGCCACCTCCCTGGTTGCAGCTCAACCCGCAAGATCTCTCTGGACAGGTGCTGCGCCTGCCGGTCCGGGAGGAGATCGACACGCGGGTTCAGGAGCATCTCATCGTGGAGTTCTACTCCCGTTAA
- a CDS encoding DNA-directed RNA polymerase subunit alpha, with translation MAGVTLVLPKVEAEILTQAYGRFVISPLEQGYGVTIGNALRRVLLSSLPGAAVTSIRITDVPHEFSTIPGVREDVIQIILNIKQLRMKLYGDGPARLRLEVAGEGVVTAADIQCPPEVEIVNPDLYLFTVDDERTRLEIEMTVERGRGYSPAEERGRLPIGEIPVDAIFSPVRRCTFEIDRARVGQRTNYDRLVMEIWTDGTMGPKEALIEAARLLMQHFSLISEFVAPEEQEVVPAPVRAMIPPQAYETSLESLELSARVINPLRRAGITNVGQVLELLYRGEEALLSVRNFGAKSLEELRERLIERGFLKPEDLAQPEEEIEEA, from the coding sequence GTGGCGGGTGTCACGCTGGTTCTGCCTAAAGTGGAGGCAGAGATCCTGACGCAGGCATACGGGCGCTTTGTGATCAGCCCGCTGGAGCAGGGCTATGGGGTGACCATCGGGAACGCCCTCCGGCGGGTGCTGTTGAGCTCGTTGCCGGGCGCTGCGGTGACCAGCATCCGGATCACCGATGTGCCCCATGAGTTCTCGACCATCCCGGGCGTCCGGGAGGATGTCATCCAGATCATCCTGAACATCAAGCAGCTCCGGATGAAGCTCTACGGCGACGGGCCGGCCCGCCTGCGGCTGGAGGTGGCCGGCGAGGGCGTGGTCACGGCGGCCGACATCCAGTGCCCGCCCGAGGTGGAGATCGTCAACCCCGATCTCTACCTGTTCACGGTGGACGACGAGCGGACCCGTCTGGAGATCGAGATGACGGTGGAGCGGGGGCGGGGATATTCACCGGCCGAGGAGCGCGGCCGCCTGCCCATCGGGGAGATCCCCGTGGACGCCATCTTCAGCCCCGTCCGCCGGTGCACCTTCGAGATCGACCGGGCCCGGGTGGGACAGCGGACGAACTACGATCGCTTGGTGATGGAGATCTGGACGGATGGGACGATGGGGCCAAAGGAGGCGTTGATCGAGGCCGCTCGCCTGCTGATGCAGCATTTCTCCCTGATCTCCGAGTTCGTGGCCCCGGAGGAGCAGGAAGTCGTGCCCGCTCCGGTGCGGGCGATGATCCCGCCCCAGGCTTATGAGACCTCGCTGGAAAGCCTGGAGCTGAGCGCCCGGGTGATCAACCCGTTGCGGCGGGCCGGCATCACCAACGTCGGCCAGGTCTTGGAGCTCCTGTATCGCGGGGAGGAAGCCCTGCTCTCGGTCCGCAACTTCGGCGCCAAATCCCTGGAGGAGCTGCGCGAACGGCTGATCGAGCGGGGGTTCCTGAAGCCCGAGGACCTGGCCCAGCCTGAGGAGGAGATCGAGGAGGCCTGA